One Malania oleifera isolate guangnan ecotype guangnan chromosome 10, ASM2987363v1, whole genome shotgun sequence genomic region harbors:
- the LOC131166551 gene encoding AT-hook motif nuclear-localized protein 23-like — MAGIDLGSASHFVPHQLHHRPDLHLQIPPDSDDDAAPGPISGTTTTHGQAALDLVTPSSGSGAGGDMGRRSRGRPPGSKNKPKPPVIITRESANALRAHILEVGSGCDVFDAVAAYARKRQRGICVLSGSGAVTNVSLRQPAAAGAVVTLHGRFEILSLSGSFLPPPAPPGATNLTVYLAGGQGQVVGGNVVGALVASGPVIVIASSFTNIAYERLPLDEEEPPVSGSSGGGSGSGGLNNPFPDPSSGLPFFNQLPASMPSSQLPGGEGGWPVNSGGGRPPTY; from the coding sequence ATGGCTGGCATAGACTTGGGCTCAGCATCCCACTTTGTCCCTCACCAGCTCCACCACCGCCCCGACCTCCACCTCCAGATTCCCCCCGACTCCGACGACGACGCAGCCCCCGGCCCCATCTCCGGCACCACCACCACCCATGGCCAGGCAGCTCTCGACTTGGTCACTCCCAGCTCGGGATCAGGGGCCGGAGGCGACATGGGTCGCCGGTCCCGAGGCCGCCCTCCTGGGTCCAAAAACAAGCCCAAGCCCCCCGTGATCATAACCCGGGAGAGCGCCAACGCCCTCCGCGCCCACATCCTCGAGGTGGGCAGCGGGTGCGACGTCTTCGACGCGGTGGCCGCCTATGCACGGAAGCGGCAACGGGGGATCTGCGTGCTCAGCGGGAGCGGCGCGGTGACTAACGTGAGCCTGAGGCAGCCTGCGGCGGCGGGAGCGGTGGTGACGCTGCACGGGCGGTTCGAGATACTATCCCTGTCGGGGTCGTTCCTTCCGCCTCCCGCCCCGCCCGGTGCAACCAACCTGACGGTGTACCTGGCAGGCGGCCAGGGACAGGTGGTGGGAGGGAATGTTGTGGGCGCTTTGGTGGCATCCGGGCCGGTCATCGTCATCGCTTCCTCGTTTACGAACATAGCATACGAGCGGCTGCCGTTGGACGAGGAGGAGCCACCGGTTTCGGGGAGCAGCGGAGGCGGCAGCGGCAGTGGAGGACTTAACAACCCGTTTCCGGACCCGTCTTCGGGGCTGCCGTTCTTCAATCAGCTGCCAGCGAGCATGCCGAGCTCGCAGTTACCGGGCGGCGAGGGGGGGTGGCCAGTGAACTCAGGCGGTGGACGGCCTCCGACTTATTGA